From a single Pseudalkalibacillus hwajinpoensis genomic region:
- the coxB gene encoding cytochrome c oxidase subunit II yields the protein MLKTMNRLTICFVLVLLSGCSNIALLDPKGTAAEEQLSLLWFSLLLMSIVLIVVFTLFTRFLIKYRERPGQEYDFPVQIEGDKKVEITWIVLPIVILVVLAVPTLATTYQLDETPTNDQNPLIVEVTAEQFQWTFHYPEYNITLLDELKLPVNRPVIFKLHSKDVIHSFWIPRLGGKKDALPHQENTLVLTAIEPGTYDGKCAELCGANHALMSFNTDVVEKDEFLNWVKSSAEREED from the coding sequence ATGTTAAAGACGATGAACCGTCTTACCATATGTTTTGTACTTGTTCTTCTATCGGGATGCTCTAATATTGCCCTTCTTGACCCAAAAGGCACTGCAGCTGAAGAACAATTAAGTCTCCTCTGGTTTAGCTTATTACTAATGAGCATCGTATTAATCGTTGTTTTCACATTATTTACCCGTTTTCTCATTAAATACCGTGAGCGCCCAGGGCAGGAATATGATTTTCCAGTTCAAATAGAAGGTGACAAAAAGGTTGAAATCACCTGGATCGTGCTTCCAATTGTGATTTTAGTCGTCCTTGCGGTACCAACGCTTGCTACTACATATCAGCTTGATGAAACACCTACAAATGATCAAAACCCCCTCATTGTGGAGGTAACTGCAGAGCAGTTTCAATGGACCTTTCACTACCCTGAGTACAATATTACTCTTCTAGACGAACTTAAACTTCCAGTCAATCGTCCTGTTATTTTTAAACTGCATTCAAAAGATGTGATTCATTCATTCTGGATCCCAAGACTTGGCGGAAAAAAAGACGCTCTTCCTCATCAGGAGAATACGCTTGTTCTGACAGCAATTGAACCTGGTACGTATGACGGGAAATGTGCGGAACTCTGTGGCGCAAACCACGCTTTAATGAGCTTCAATACAGATGTTGTGGAGAAAGATGAATTCTTAAACTGGGTAAAGTCTTCAGCTGAGAGAGAGGAGGATTAA